In one Rhopalosiphum padi isolate XX-2018 chromosome 3, ASM2088224v1, whole genome shotgun sequence genomic region, the following are encoded:
- the LOC132927378 gene encoding protein hold'em-like — MNVESSYLMCLNPECSSNYEMEIESSYELESIINIRLSITDSTGTLENCLLHHQVATKILKEVNYFQNMSLNQRTELKWKYLFTNCMIKLVVTEAHPNEKLTILVVDIENEGPISKFISCVPIY; from the exons ATGAATGTGGAAAGTTCATACTTAATGTGTCTTAACCCAGAATGTTCTTCTAATTATGAAATGGAAATTGAATCATCATATGAATtagaaagtataataaatatccgATTATCAATAACAGATTCAACGGGTACACTAGAAAACTGTTTATTGCATCATCAAGTTGctaccaaaatattaaaagaa gtaaattattttcaaaatatgagcTTAAATCAGAGAACAGAATTAAAATGGAAATATCTATTCACTAATTGTATGATCAAATTAGTGGTGACAGAAGCCCATCctaatgaaaaattaacaattttagtaGTAGATATAGAAAATGAAGGGccaatatcaaaatttatatcatgtgtaccaatatattaa
- the LOC132927376 gene encoding probable dimethyladenosine transferase, protein MPKVKKEKGPSDYGKQGIMFKKDFGQHILKNPLIIQGMVEKSALLPTDTVLEIGPGTGNLTVKLLERVKTVVACEIDVRLVAELKKRVMNTPYQNKLQIRVGDVLKSELPFFNVCVANIPYQISSPLVFKLLLHRPFFRCAVLMFQREFAYRLVAKPGDKLYCRLSINTQLLARVDLIMKVGKNNFRPPPKVESNVVRIEPRNPPPPINFKEWDGLTRIAFSRKNKTLGAIFKQNAVAVTLEKNYRVYCSLKNQEIGEDFDIKQKLDDVLNKNDFCEKRARKMDIDEFIELLLAFNKEGIHFQ, encoded by the exons ATGCCCAAAGTAAAGAAGGAAAAAGGTCCTAGTGACTATGGCAAACAAG gtATAATGTTCAAAAAAGATTTTGGACAACATATATTGAAAAATCCACTCATTATTCAAGGAATGGTCGAAAAGTCAGCTTTATTACCGACAGATACTGTTCTCGAAATTGGCCCCGGAACCGGCAACTTGACTGTTAAGTTATTAGAACGTGTTAAGACAGTGGTAGCTTGTGAGATTGATGTtag GTTAGTGGCTGAGTTGAAAAAGCGTGTTATGAATACGCCATACCAAAATAAGTTGCAAATAAGAGTTGGAGATGTCCTTAAATCTGAATTACCTTTTTTCAATGTTTGTGTAGCTAATATTCCATATCAAATATCATCTCCTTTGGTTTTTAAGTTACTTTTACacag GCCTTTTTTCCGGTGTGCTGTTCTCATGTTTCAAAGAGAATTTGCTTATCGTCTAGTAGCCAAACCTGGAGACAAACTATATTGTCGTTTATCAATCAACACACAGCTCTTGGCTAGAGTTGATCTTATAATGAAA gttggaaaaaataattttagacctCCTCCAAAAGTAGAGTCCAATGTAGTGCGAATAGAGCCTCGTAATCCACCACCTCCGATTAACTTTAAAGAATGGGATGGCTTAACAAGAATTGCATTCTCcaggaaaaataaaacattaggtgcaatttttaaacaaaatgctGTTGCAGTAACCTTGGAGAAAAATTACAGAGTTTATTGTTCCTTAAAAAATCAA gAAATAGGAGAAGACTttgatattaaacaaaaactagacgatgttttaaataaaaatgatttttgtgaAAAAAGAGCAAGAAAAATGGATATTGATGAGTTTATTGA atTACTACTCGCCTTCAATAAGGAAGGAATTCATTttcaataa
- the LOC132927140 gene encoding mRNA export factor Gle1-like codes for MAPNASPFFRFNMDNHAVHIQNNVCHNFNYNNNTSSISMFRNRLKSIREQFVAVNSHYLRENIIESVSHFSPSAFVRKEKTENTWLSDMRSVSCMRLDFIRKMTIKQTMKEKLELWQQKKDEMSQSRKFDISFTSKFQRDEILVKKENYKMIFDQIKKRALIADEKPISIDHQQRSRDICFKAVLTKAVLIANILNSYFNNQQLVLNVGKQIEDFYSMESRLDVLKNIKVVEEAPLIAAQSLLKDLTLYKNNVVMPIQAEIETLQAQMDKKKNLLHIFSVNKPAEKMVKNVRRQYVALVKNNKVLINNLTNVKKLPFVNDPTTKIFRQNVIKVINTLVNTISTTNVAHLTDKYNKLNALLSGKLVCVANTRVMIGENKEALAFCMQTLARKIVNYAEEVICVKTQAAYEIATIITKLWNAHQQFGKILFAEMKQKCPLLVPFYYPIAKHLNCEQIDHESFGYKFDSSGNVESDNKYLQRMTGIIRLYASLIVTSSKCDQPVIGLSHAWIFVAGTLNQNPVADITASILVEFLKIVGFAMHQGYGNQFIKLLQYINTHFLKKIILVTPEGNGGPITRLNSFLSRSLCTGSIEEPKGILFDF; via the coding sequence ATGGCTCCAAACGCATCACCATTCTTTAGATTTAATATGGACAATCATGCTGTccatattcaaaataatgtctgccataattttaattacaataataatactagttCAATATCGATGTTCAGAAATCGTTTGAAATCAATAAGAGAACAGTTTGTGGCAGTCAACAGTCATTATTTAAGGGAAAACATCATAGAATCAGTCAGTCATTTTTCGCCTTCAGCTTTTGTTAGGAAggaaaaaactgaaaatacatGGTTGAGTGATATGCGATCCGTTTCATGTATGCGTTTGGATTTTATACGCAAAATGACAATCAAGCAAACAATGAAAGAAAAATTGGAGTTGTGGCAACAAAAAAAAGATGAAATGTCACAAAGTAGAAAATTTGACATTTCATTCACATCAAAATTTCAACGTGAtgaaattttagttaaaaaagaaaattacaaaatgatttttgatcaaattaaaaaacGTGCACTTATTGCAGATGAAAAGCCAATTTCCATTGATCACCAACAACGTAGTAGAGACATTTGCTTTAAAGCTGTCTTGACAAAAGCGGTTTTAATTGCAAATATTTTGAACAGTTATTTCAACAACCAACAGTTAGTATTAAATGTTGGAAAACAAATCGAGGATTTTTATTCAATGGAGTCAAGGTTAgatgtcttaaaaaatattaaagttgtcGAAGAAGCCCCATTAATTGCCGCCCAAAGCTTGTTGAAGGAcctaacattatataaaaataatgtagttaTGCCAATTCAAGCAGAAATAGAAACATTACAGGCacaaatggataaaaaaaagaatttgttGCATATATTTTCTGTTAATAAGCCTGctgaaaaaatggtaaaaaatgtCAGACGACAATATGTTGCTTTAGTGAAAaacaataaagtattaattaacaACTTgactaatgtaaaaaaattaccatttgTAAATGATCcaactactaaaatatttagacaaaatgtaattaaagtaattaatacatTAGTAAACACTATATCAACCACAAATGTTGCACATTtaactgataaatataataagttaaacgCACTATTGAGTGGAAAACTTGTTTGTGTTGCAAACACTCGAGTTATGATTGGTGAAAATAAGGAAGCATTGGCATTTTGTATGCAAACTTTAGCtagaaaaatagtaaattatgcaGAGGAAGTAATATGTGTGAAGACTCAAGCTGCTTATGAAATTGCAACAATTATAACTAAGCTTTGGAATGCTCATCAACAATTTGGTAAAATTCTTTTTGCtgaaatgaaacaaaaatgtCCTTTGCTAGTTCCATTTTACTATCCCAtagcaaaacatttaaattgtgaGCAAATAGATCATGAATCATTCGGTTACAAGTTTGATTCTTCAGGAAATGTTGAATCTGATAACAAGTATCTACAGCGTATGACCGGTATCATACGACTTTATGCATCTCTAATAGTAACCTCATCGAAATGTGACCAACCGGTAATTGGTCTAAGTCATGCATGGATTTTTGTAGCTGGAACATTAAATCAAAACCCAGTTGCAGATATCACAGCTTCTATATtggttgaatttttaaaaattgttggttTTGCAATGCACCAAGGGTATggaaatcaatttattaaattattacaatatattaatacacactttttaaaaaaaatcatattggtTACACCTGAAGGTAATGGAGGACCTATTACTCGTTTAAATAGCTTCTTGTCGAGAAGTCTATGTACTGGGTCTATTGAAGAACCTAAAGGTAtactatttgatttttaa
- the LOC132927377 gene encoding protein hold'em-like, translating into MLLHDVKDSMKYKYLLRIPTCPRHMYINIEDIHFSGKNMCGKFCSLLVAVRCVRSTKLIKTKIGREVFLKEIIVMDKTHPTLAVRIWDRELSERAAQWIPKKTILALSNVYLEWNNFKRSMTAVVSNKTIITEDPITEEANDLKIYTNSHSIGLFTKININIPNLSTITETMTCKRILVKSNEISSQFTAIVYAIVSKFNIDGLSPLVLTKW; encoded by the exons ATGTTGCTGCATGATGTTAAAGATTCTATGAAGTATAAATATCTTCTAAGAATTCCTACTTGTCCGCGAcacatgtatattaatattgaggATATCCATTTTAGTGGAAAAAATATGTGCGGGAAATTTTGTAGTTTGTTAGTTGCAGTAAGATGT gtAAGGTCTACTAAAttgataaaaaccaaaattggcAGAGAAgtgtttttaaaagaaattattgtCATGGACAAAACACACCCAACACTTGCTGTAAGAATTTGGGATAGGGAATTATCAGAAAGAGCTGCTCAATGGATACcaaaaaaaacaa tctTAGCTTTGTCAAATGTTTACTTGGaatggaataattttaaaagaagcATGACAGCTGTAGTttctaataaaacaattataaccgAGGATCCAATTACAGAAGAagcaaatgatttaaaaatttacacaAATTCACATTCAATCGgactatttactaaaataaatattaatattcccaatt taTCAACTATAACAGAAACTATGACTTGCAAACGAATTTTAGTTAAGTCTAATGAAATTAGTAGTCAATTTACAGCAATCGTATATGCAATTGTGAGCAAATTTAACATCGATGGATTATCTCCGTTGGTTCTAACTAAGTGGTAA